The nucleotide sequence TGCTCAGTGTGCTGGCGGTGCCGCTTCTACTACTGGTTTCTGGGATGGTCCTCCAACAGTTTCTGCTGCTGCTTTGGGCGATAGCAACACTGGTATGCATTTGGCAATTGGTATTTTGACTGCATTGATGCAGCGTCAAAAAACTGGCAAGGGTCAAAAAGTATCCTGCTCAATGCAAGATGCCGTATTGAACTTGTGCCGCGTGAAGTTGCGCGACCAACAGCGTTTGGACAAAGTTGGTTACCTTGAAGAGTACCCACAGTACCCGCACGGTACATTCACTGACGTAGTTCCACGTGGCGGTAACGCTGGTGGTGGCGGTCAGCCAGGTTGGGTGTTGAAGTGTAAGGGTTGGGAAACAGATCCAAACGCCTACATTTACTTCACTATTCAAGGTCATGCTTGGGAGCCAATTACTAAAGCTTTGGGCAAGCCAGAGTGGGCAACTGATCCAGCGTACATGACTGCAGAAGCGCGTCAAGATAAGATTTTTGATATCTTCGCAACAATCGAAGAGTGGCTTAAGGATAAGACTAAGTACGAAGCTGTGGACATCCTCCGTAAGTTCGACATCCCTTGCGCACCAGTGCTGTCAATGAAAGAATTGGCTGCATCACCTGACTTGCGTAAGAGTGGTTCTATCGTTGAAGTGGACCACAAAGTACGTGGTAAGTATTTGACTATCGGTAGCCCAATTAAGTTCTCTGATTTGGAAATCGAAGTGGGTCCATCACCAGTATTGGGTGAGCACACGAATGAAGTATTGGCTGACCTTGGCTATAGCGCTGATGACATCGCTAAGTTGCACGCAGCAAAAGCAGTTTAATAACGATTAGTAGTATTCGTTTTAGCTTTAAAGGCGCTCCATGTGGGCGCCTTTTTTTACGCATTATCGGTAACAAAGCTCCTTTGCTCGATTATGAAAAAGTCCTGAGTTTGCAGCCAAATGGCTATTCTTGGGCATTAATAGCGAGGATGCCTAATAAATAGGCATCCCGTATTGCGCCAAAATCCGGCGCTGGTAAAATTGCGCCAATTCAAAATTTTATTCTTATTAGGACTTTAATCATGGCAAAAGCATTAGAAGGGGTCAAGGTTCTTGACTTCACGCACGTTCAATCTGGCCCTACTTGTACTCAGCTTCTCGCTTGGTTCGGTGCCGATGTAATCAAAGTAGAAAAATCTGGTGAGGGTGATGCCACTCGTGGCCAATTGCGCGATATCCCGGATGCAGATAGTTTGTATTTCACAATGTTGAACCATAACAAGCGCTCAATCACTGTGAATACCAAAACTCCAAAAGGTAAGGAAATTCTGGAGCGCTTAATTAAAGAGTGTGACGTTCTGGTTGAGAACTTTGCCCCTGGTGCATTAGATCGTATGGGTTTTTCTTGGGAACGCGTTCAGGAACTCAATCCAATGATGATTATGGCTTCAGTTAAAGGTTTTGGTCCCGGCCCTTACGAGGACTGTAAGGTGTATGAGAACGTCGCTCAGTGTGCTGGCGGATCAGCATCGACCACAGGTTTTGATGATGGTCCTCCAATGGTTACTGGTGCGCAGATTGGCGATAGCGGTACTGGATTGCATTTAGCTTTGGGTATCGTTACAGCGCTCTATCAGCGCACACACTCTGGCCGTGGTCAAAAAGTATTGGCAGCAATGCAAGATGCCGTATTAAATTTATGCCGCGTGAAGCTGCGTGATCAACAGCGCTTAGAGCGTAATGGCTTGATGCAAGAGTACCCACAATTCCCTAACGGAGAGTTTGGTGACTCTGTACCTCGTGCTGGTAATGCCTCTGGTGGCGGTCAACCAGGCTGGATTGTGAAATGTAAAGGCTGGGAAACAGACCCAAACTCCTATATGTACGTTATCGTGCAAGGGCCAGTTTGGGAGGCAGTCTGTAAAGTGATTGGTCGTGAGGATTGGATTACGGATGTGCGTTTTGCATCCCCAATGGCTCGCCTCCCACATTTGATGGAAATCTTTGGTGAAATTGAAAAGTGGACCATGACTAAGACTAAGTTTGAAGTCATGGATATTTTGAATAAATACGACATTCCATGCGGCCCAATTTTGTCAATGAAAGAAATCGCTGAAGAGCCCGCATTGCGTGCGACCGGAACCGTGGTTGAAGTAGATCATCCAATTCGTGGCAAGTACCTCACTGTAGGTAATCCAATCAAGATGTCTGATAGCCCAACTGATGTGACGCGTTCACCATTATTAGGTGAGCATACTGATGAAATTCTGAGTGAACTGGGCTACTCAACCGACGAGCTGATTGCTCTGCGCCACGATAAGGTGATCTAAGATGCGGGTTGCGCTGATTGGTAGTGCTGATTTTGGTAAGGCAGCCCTAGAGGCTTTTTTGGATCGGGGCGATGAAATTGTTGCCGTCTTTTGTCCGCCTGATAATCCTAAATCGACTAAGCCTGAAGTGCTGAAAGAGGCAGCGATTGCAAGGGGCTTAACCCCTTTGCAATTCGCCACTCTGAAAGGCCCTGATGCAGCGCAAGCGATGATTGAAAGCAAAGCTGATATCTGCGTCATGGCATATGTGTTGCAGTTCGTACCCCAAGAGCTTTGCAAGATTCCAAAGCACGGCACAATTCAATATCACCCATCACTACTGCCGAAATATCGTGGTCCTAGCGCCATTAACTGGGCGATTGCTTTGGGTGAAGATAAAACTGGCCTCACTATTTTCCGTCCGTCTGATGGTTTGGATGAAGGCGAGGTGATCTTGCAAAAAGAGGTCGTGATTGGGCCTAATGACACTTTAGGTAAGGTGTACTTTGATCATCTTTTCCCGATTGGTATTAAAGCATTACTTGAAGCTGCAGATCTAGTGGTTGCAAATCAGCATCAAGAAGTCGCCCAAGATGAATCGCTGGCAAATTATGAAGGTTGGTTTGGTGTTGATGCAGCTCAAATTCATTGGGCTACGCATATCAATCAGATCTACAACTTGATTCGTGCATCTAATCCAGCGCCAGGTGCTTGGACTAAATTCGGTGAGCAAAAAGTGCAGATCTACGATTGCCACAAGCACATAGTAGCCACCTTTGGTGCAGTTAAAGGTAAGCCTGGTGAAATTACCCAAATTACTCCGGACTCATTCTTTGTTGCCTGTCATGGCGGACAAATCGAGGTCCTCAAAGCCAAAGGCGCGGCAGGAAAAGTAACTGGTGCCGAATTGGCTAAAGAATTGAACTTAGAGATAGGTCAGTTCTTTACGCTGTAGCTGTCTTATTCTTCACGTAAATCAGTTGAATCTTAGCCCTCTAGGGAATGAAGATTTGGCGATTGCTAGCTGTGAGTAGGAAAGCAGAAAAACCTTTCACTTATCGCATCCTCTAATGTCTGCTTGACCATTCTGATCTTCAGGGTATTGAAAAACTAAAAATAAATAAAGTGCTTCAGTAAGCCGACACTTTAGGTAAGACTCTCTACCCTACCATTTGAACTTTGAGTTCTCTGCCCTTATTCCGACATAAGGAAATATTTGACGGATATGTTGGTTAACGCACTGTTTTTTCAGGTCGACTCTTTAAAGTAATTGGTGGATTCACTTTTCTATTGCAAACACCAGGGAGTCGGCTTTAATGGACAAGATCAAAGAAAATAATTTATATGATGTGGTCAAGGATTTTGATGAAGCTATGTTGGTGACGCATAGCACGCGCGGAATTCATGCAAGGCCCATGGCAATAGCGCGACTAGATGAAAGTATGATGGCTTATCTCTTAACTGATATGAACTCCATCAAGGTTGAAGAGATCCGCGCCAACCCGCAGGCCTTACTCACCTTTCAAAGTGCTAGAAAATTTGCCACAGTGAGTGGTGAATTAACAGTAGATGATGATCGCGCTTTAATTGGGACGCTGTGGAAAGAAATTTGGAAGGTATGGTTTCCAATTGGAAAATCTGACCCGAACATCGCATTGCTGAAATTTACTCCAAGCGAAGGGGAGTTTTGGGATAACGCAGGAATTCAGGGATTAAAGTATGTTTATGCCGCTGCCAAGGCCTATGTAGCTGGGGAGAGACCCAAGCCAGATGCTGAGCAGCATTCCAAAGTGAATATGACCTAAGGTGCCCTTGGGTCGATATTAGCCCGCTAGTTAAATTTCTAAGTTATCAATCAAGCGCGTTTTACCCAGCTTGGCAGCCGTCAGAATCACGAGCGGTTCGCCAGCTTGCAAACTTTCATTTGATGCTGGGGCTAAATCGCTTTGCTGACGTATGGCAATGTAATCGGGTTGCCAGCCGCGGCCAGTAAGAATATCTACTGCCAGTTTTTCAATCTGGATTAGTGAGTGCGTATTGCGCTCACTGAGATCCAACACGCGCGCACGAACTTCCTTCAAGACTTTTTGAAGTTCAGGCGCCTCTAGACGTTCTTCAATAGAGAGATAGCCATTGCGAGAGGAGAGGGCAAGACCGTCTTCGGCGCGAATGGTTTCTCCTGGGATGATGTCAACTGGAAGGGCAAATTGTTTAGCCATCTGACGAATAATCATCAGTTGCTGATAATCTTTTTTACCGAAGACTGCTACTTTGGGTTGTACGCAAGACAGAAGCTTAAGCACTACAGTGCAAACACCTTTAAAGAAGCCAGGGCGGAATTCACCCTCCAGGATGTCTCCAAGCTGTTGAGGCGGATCTACGCGGTATTCTTGAGGCTGTGGATATAGATCGCGCTCAGTGGGCGCAAACAAGATATACACGCCTTCTTTTTCAAGCTTATCAATATCCGCCTGCATAGTACGCGGATAGCTATCAAAATCTTCATTTGGACCAAACTGTAGGCGGTTCACAAAGATACTGGCAACTACTGGATCACCATGTTGCCTAGCAAGAAGCATCAGTGATAAGTGACCTTCATGGAGATTGCCCATGGTTGGCACAAAGGACGCACGATTTTGACCGCGCAAATGGTCGCGCAGCTCTTGTATATCGCTAATAATTTTCATGCAACAGGGGTATAGGCAAGGCGAACGTAGATTGGAGCGTATGGCTCTGCTTGGGTAATTTCAACTAAAGCCTCGCGTGAGAGCTCTAACATCGCAATGAAGTTCACGATGACGACCGGAATACCTTTGCCAGATTTGATGGCATCTTCAAATAGCTCGCCAAACTCGACAAAGCGTGTGTTTTGTAAGCGACGCAAGATGCGCGTCATGAAATCGCGAACAGATAATTCTTCGCGGGTAATCGTATGGTGTTGATTTAGTTTTGCGCGGTGTAGTACGTCACGCCAAGCCATCTGTAGGTCATCTTGATTAACCTCAGGCCAAGTCACTGCAATAGTGGTGTCGACATAACCATGGGCAACTTGGAAATCACGCCCTTGTTGTGGAATTTGGTCAAGCTCTTGTGCAGCCAGTTTCATGCGCTCGTATTCTAAGAGGCGACGAACCAATTCGGCACGAGGATCCTCAACCTCTTCATCGCTATCAGCCTTCTTCATTGGCAACAGCATGCGAGATTTAATCTCAATCAACATGGCCGCCATTAAAAGATATTCGGCAGCAAGTTCTAAGTTGTGATGACGGATTTGATCGATGTAGCTCAGATACTGCTGAGTTACCTGTGCCATTGGAATATCAAGTACGTTGAAGTTCTGTTTGCGAATCAAATAGAGCAGAAGATCGAGTGGACCTTCAAATGCTTCTAGAAAAACTTCTAGAGCATCAGGCGGAATATAGAGATCGGTCGGAAGCTTAAATAGCGGCTCACCATAGAGCTTGGCGAAAGCCGAAGACATCCCATCGGTCACCGACGGTGTGCTGTCAAGCAATTCGGTTTGAATGCTTGGCTCTGCCCCTAAGCCACTACCTGAGTTAGTCATTCGAATACACGTAAGCGCGTTGCTTTAATTTAGCTGTCTTAGCGCGACGTTGATCTTCAATAGTTAAAGGCTCTTTATCCCAAAGGAGCGCGCGACCAGCTTGCTGGCCTGCTTCGAGCTGTGGTTTCTCAGATTTGAGCTCATTTAAGAACTGGGTGAATTCAGATGTATACCTAGCCATCATATTTCCTAAAATTCTTATTTAATTCAATAACTTACAAAAAATTACTGCGAAGCAATGTATTGCCTAGGCCATCATTATTAACGATTTTTCCTACAAACCTGCCGACTTTTTGGCTAATGGTTAAAAATCAGCTCTTTTGGGGTCATTTTTATAGGTTTGCTGCCAATAAAGCCTCGATTTGAGGCGCTTCAACGCGCGTCATGAGGTGTTTATAGGGTTTGATCGGATTTTGGCTGGAAAGAGGTGTTTTAACGTCATTCCAAGTCATCGCTGGCACAGAGAGGAAGTCCTCAACCCCTGCTGTAACTCCTGGAAGTACTGGCTTGAGATAAAGACTCAATAAGCGGAATGCCTCTAAGGTGACGCTGCAAACTCTTTGTAAGTCAGACTCGCGCTCAGGATCCTTGGCGATTTCCCAAGGCTTGTTTTCATCAACAAAAGCATTGACCTTGTCAGCTAGTTCCATGATGGTGCGCAATGCCTTGGCGTATTCACGAGCTTCATATAGCTCAGCAATTTTTTCACTAGCAGATGCAATATCAGTAAGCAACGGGTTGTTCATTGCCCCATCAGAAACTACACCGCCAAAACGCTTGACCAAGAAACCAGCGCTGCGACTGGCGATGTTGATGTACTTGCCCAGTAGGTCGCTATTCACGCGTGCAACAAAGTCTTGAAGATTCAAATCCAAATCTTCCATGCTGTCATTCAGTTTGGTTGCAAAGTAATAGCGGAACCATTCAGGGTTAAACCCAGATTCAATGACGCTGTGTGCAGAAATTAAAGTGCCGCGTGACTTACTCATTTTCTCGCCATCAACCGTGAGAAAGCCATGAGCAAATACATTGGTTGGCGTGCGGTAACCTGCAAAGTGAAGAGTTGCTGGCCAAAAGAGTGTGTGGAAATACAGAATATCTTTACCGATAAAGTGGTATTGCTCGGTGGTCGTATCTGGCCTGACCCATTCCTCAAAGTTCATGCCTTTAGCCTGGCAGTAATTGAGGAAACTGGCGTAATAGCCAATCGGTGCATCAAGCCACACGTAAAAATATTTACCTGGAGCATCCGGAATCTCAAAGCCAAAGTAGGGGGCGTCACGGGAGATATCCCAGTCACCTAACTTACTGTCTCCAGGCTGTCCAACCCATTCCTTCATTTTATTGCGAGCTTCAGGTTGCAGTGGAGTTCTTACCTGAGTCCAATCACGCAAGAAGGTTTCGCAGCGGGGATCGGATAACTTAAAGAAGTAATGATCGGAAACTTTTTTAATAGGTGTTGCACCGCTCACTACTGAGAACGGGTTTTTTAAATCTGTTGGGGAGTAGGTTGCTCCACACTTTTCGCAAGAGTCGCCGTACTGATCTTTTGCGCCACACTTGGGGCACTCGCCTTTGATAAAGCGATCTGGCAAGAACATTTCTTTAACGGGATCGTATGCTTGCTCAATCGAGCGCATTTCAATTAAGCCAGCATCACGTAACTTGAGATAGATGCTTTGAGACAGCTTTTCATTCTCAGGGCTATCAGTGGTGTAGTAGTTATCAAACGAGATTAAGAAATTATCAAAGTCGCGCTTATGTTCTTTCCAAACATTGGCAATGAGCTCTTTCGGGGTGAGGCCCTCTTTTTCAGCGCGCAACATAATCGGAGTGCCGTGGGTGTCATCAGCGCCAACATAGTGCACTTCGTGACCACGCATTCTCTGGAAGCGAACCCAAATATCTGTCTGGACATACTCCACTAAATGCCCAATATGAATCTGGCCATTGGCGTAAGGTAAGGCGGAGGTAACTAGCAGGCGACGTTTGGGGCTACTCATGCGGACTTAAATAGAAAAGTGATAACAAATAGGAATACAAGATTATGGGGCTTGAAGGCCTGTTTAAGCACCAATTTTAGTCTGCGGTTAAAGTTAACACCGATTTGAACCTATTCAAGAGGCGTTTTATGGCTTTGCCCCACAACATTCAGATGTCTCATGCCTCCGTGCCCTTGGTGCACGAGGTGCAGGTCATGGATGAAGCAGGGCGCATCAAGACCACCCATATCCCTGGGGAACGACCTTTAACCATTTACTTGGATAAGCGGGAAGTGGTTACTCTAATGACCTTAGGGAGCGCTCCTGAGGCCCTAGTTCTGGGCTATTTACGTAATCAACGCCTAGTAGAGTCACCGGATGATATTGCGAGTATTCAGGTCGATTGGGAAACTGATTCAGCTGCAGTCAAAACTCATCGCAGCACGGTCGACATCGATGCCCTCACCAGTAAGCGCGTTGTCACAACGGGCTGTGGCCAGGGCACCATGTTTGGTGGTTTGATTGAGGAGATGGCAGAGATTAGATTGCCTGATGGCCCGCAGTTAACCCAAGAGGCAATCGTTGATCTGATTGATAACATTCGGGTTCATGACACCATCTATAAAAAATCTGGCTCGGTTCACGCTTGTGCCGTATTTGAGCGTGATGGCAACAATAATGTCCGCCTCCTCCATTTTATTGAGGATGTTGGGCGTCACAATGCCGTTGACTCAATCTCTGGGCTGATGTGGCTGGCAGATAAGCCAGGCAAAGACCTGATCTTCTTTACTACTGGACGCCTCACCTCTGAGATGGTGATTAAAGGCGCTCAGATGGGTATTCCGTTCTTGATGACCCGCTCTGGCATGACCTTAATGGGCTTGGAGCTGGCTCGCAAAACCAATCTCACACTGCTATCTCGTTGTTCCGGTAAGCATTTTGAGATCTTCAATGCCCCTGAGAGGGTGATTTTTACCTCCCCAACTGCCGCCTCATAATTTCGTGGGCATCTGGCCTGTGATGGTTTTACAATTCGGCCATGACTATTAAATCTGACCACTGGATCCGCCGTATGGGCGAACAAGGCATGATCAGCCCATTTGAACCTGGGCAGGTCCGCCAAGATGCCGCCGGGCAAAAAATTGTGAGCTATGGCACTTCAAGCTATGGCTATGACATTCGTTGTGCTGATGAGTTCAAGATTTTCACGAACATTAACAGCACGATCGTGGATCCTAAGAATTTCGATGAACAATCGTTTGTCGATTTCAAGGGTCCGGTTTGCATCATTCCACCAAACTCTTTTGCATTAGCAAGAACAGTTGAGTACTTCAAGATCCCGCGTAGCGTCTTAACGGTGTGCGTTGGTAAGAGTACGTATGCACGTTGCGGAATTATTGTGAATGTCACTCCATTCGAGCCTGAATGGGAGGGTTACGTCACACTCGAGTTTTCTAATACGACCCCATTGCCTGCAAAGATTTATGCTGGCGAAGGATGCGCACAAGTTCTGTTCTTTGAAAGCGATGAAGTGTGTGGCACATCGTACAAAGATCGTGGTGGTAAGTATCAAGGCCAAGTCGGCGTTACTCTGCCGAAGACTTAATCTGCTTAATCTGCTTAATCGCCGTATTGGCGACTTTAAAGGGTACACATGAAATTTCGTTTTCCAATCATCATTATTGATGAGGATTTTCGCTCTGAAAATATTTCAGGTTCGGGTATTCGTGACTTAGCGGAAGCGATTGAAAACGAAGGCATGGAGGTGATTGGCTTAACTAGCTATGGAGATCTCACATCCTTTGCCCAGCAGGCCTCCCGTGCTTCTAGTTTTATTGTGTCGATCGATGATGAGGAGTTCGTCTCTGACTCTGAAGATCATGATTTACCTGCATTAAATAATTTACGCGCTTTTATTACTGAAGTACGTAAACGTAACGAAGATATCCCCATCTTCTTATATGGCGAGACTCGTACTTCACGCCATATGCCAAATGACATTTTGCGCGAGTTACATGGCTTTATTCATATGAATGAAGATACGCCAGAGTTTGTAGCGCGCCACATTATTCGTGAGGCTAAGGTATACCTTGATTCATTAGCGCCCCCATTCTTCCGCGCCTTAACTAATTACGCCTCTGAAGGTTCTTATTCTTGGCATTGCCCAGGACACTCTGGTGGCGTCGCTTTCTTGAAGAGTCCAGTAGGACGAATGTTCCATCAATTCTTTGGTGAGAACATGCTACGCGCTGACGTCTGTAACGCTGTAGAAGAATTAGGTCAGTTACTAGACCACACTGGTCCTGTCTTGCAAAGTGAGCGTAATGCTGCGCGCATCTTTAACGCTGATCATTTATTCTTTGTGACAAACGGCACATCGACATCCAATAAAATTGTTTGGCACTCTACTGTTGCCCCTGGTGATGTAGTGCTGGTAGACCGCAATTGCCACAAGTCGGTAATTCATTCGATCACGATGATGGGTGCGATTCCGATCTTCCTGATGCCAACGCGTAATCACCTTGGCATTATTGGTCCGATTCCTAAAGAAGAGTTTGAGTGGAAAAATATCAAGAAGAAAATTGATGCCAACCCCTTCATTAAGGATAAGAATGTGGTGCCACGCGTTATGACGCTTACGCAAAGCACTTATGACGGCATCGTTTACAACGTTGAGATGATTAAAGACATGCTCGATGGCAAAGTCGATTCATTGCATTTTGATGAAGCTTGGTTGCCACATGCTGCATTCCATCCTTTCTACAAAGACATGCATGCCATTGGGTCAGATCGTAAGCGCACTAAAAAGAGTTTGATGTTTGCAACCCAATCGACCCATAAGTTATTGGCTGGTCTCTCACAAGCTTCGCAGGTATTGGTGCAGGACGCAGAGGATACAAAGCTTGATCGTGATTGCTTCAATGAAGCCTATTTGATGCATACCTCTACTAGCCCGCAGTACGCCATTATTGCCTCTTGCGATGTGTCTGCTGCCATGATGGAATCTCCTGGCGGTACTACGCTCGTTGAAGAATCTATCGCTGAGGCAATGGACTTCCGTCGCGCGATGCGTGAGGTAGATGATAAGTTCGGCGCAGATTGGTGGTTTAAGGTTTGGGGTCCAGATCATCTAGCTGAAGAGGGTATTGGCGAGCGCTCAGATTGGATCTTAGAGCCATCTGCTGCCTGGCATGACTTTGGCAAGCTGGCTAAAGATTTCAATATGCTAGACCCAATTAAGGCTACCGTAGTAACGCCGGGATTGGATATTGAAGGTAACTTTGGCTCCATGGGCATTCCGGCAAGTATCGTTACTAAGTACTTGGCTGAGCACGGCGTGATCGTAGAGAAGTGCGGTTTGTATTCCTTCTTCATCATGTTCACCATCGGTATCACCAAGGGTCGCTGGAATACTTTGGTAACTGAGCTACAGCAGTTTAAAGACCACTTTGATAAGAACGCTCCACTATGGAAAGTGTTGCCAGAGTTCGTTGCCAAGCACCCTCGCTATGAGCGTGTTGGCCTCAAAGATATTTGTCAGCAGATTCATGAGTTCTATAAGAGCCGCAACGTTGCCCGTATGACTACGGAGATGTACACCTCAGATATGGTGCCAGCAATGATGCCTTCCGAAGCTTGGGCAAAGATGGCGCACAAAAAAGTTGATCGTGTTCCCTTGGATCAACTTGAAGATCGTATTACTGCTATGTTGGTAACGCCATATCCACCAGGCATTCCATTGTTGATTCCGGGTGAGCGCTTTAACAAACGCATTATTGATTATCTCTACTTTGCTCGTGACTTCAATGCGCAATTCCCAGGCTTTGAGACTGATATTCATGGGTTAGTAAAGGGTGAAATCAATGGAAGTACTGAGTACTACGTTGATTGCGTAAGGCAGGAGCCAGATATCACCTTGTGACCTAGTTTAGGTAATGAATCCTTCCAAATACCCTGCTTATGCAGGGTATTTTTTTGCTTGCGCCTATTTAGGGCTTTGACTATACTTGTACAATATATTGAACATGTAAGGACGAGTCATGAGAGTGATCAATTTTTCTGACGCAAGA is from Polynucleobacter sp. MG-Unter2-18 and encodes:
- a CDS encoding arginine/lysine/ornithine decarboxylase, translated to MKFRFPIIIIDEDFRSENISGSGIRDLAEAIENEGMEVIGLTSYGDLTSFAQQASRASSFIVSIDDEEFVSDSEDHDLPALNNLRAFITEVRKRNEDIPIFLYGETRTSRHMPNDILRELHGFIHMNEDTPEFVARHIIREAKVYLDSLAPPFFRALTNYASEGSYSWHCPGHSGGVAFLKSPVGRMFHQFFGENMLRADVCNAVEELGQLLDHTGPVLQSERNAARIFNADHLFFVTNGTSTSNKIVWHSTVAPGDVVLVDRNCHKSVIHSITMMGAIPIFLMPTRNHLGIIGPIPKEEFEWKNIKKKIDANPFIKDKNVVPRVMTLTQSTYDGIVYNVEMIKDMLDGKVDSLHFDEAWLPHAAFHPFYKDMHAIGSDRKRTKKSLMFATQSTHKLLAGLSQASQVLVQDAEDTKLDRDCFNEAYLMHTSTSPQYAIIASCDVSAAMMESPGGTTLVEESIAEAMDFRRAMREVDDKFGADWWFKVWGPDHLAEEGIGERSDWILEPSAAWHDFGKLAKDFNMLDPIKATVVTPGLDIEGNFGSMGIPASIVTKYLAEHGVIVEKCGLYSFFIMFTIGITKGRWNTLVTELQQFKDHFDKNAPLWKVLPEFVAKHPRYERVGLKDICQQIHEFYKSRNVARMTTEMYTSDMVPAMMPSEAWAKMAHKKVDRVPLDQLEDRITAMLVTPYPPGIPLLIPGERFNKRIIDYLYFARDFNAQFPGFETDIHGLVKGEINGSTEYYVDCVRQEPDITL